A region from the Sutcliffiella horikoshii genome encodes:
- a CDS encoding polysaccharide pyruvyl transferase family protein, with the protein MKIGIAGYYGQGNFGDELFLETFKQVFHEHTVYPIVKHMDYFSSDSVIVGGGDLIIPYSYNDSYFPKGLIKLPTWVYGVGIVDFYPPETWPKEEVEKYREVITHAKGLYVRDSNSVRLAEYLKLNANIKKVPDIAFSYKQPNYPIIKNPYKKTIGVCSFSYEEFPLNKIAKILSTLSPNEYTISLIAVVDVRNRFSDLNTCLKLKETILKLNPKADIVIKNYQYLDVTYSHIQNLDYLVSFKLHPSLVGIRNNVPTFCLSKLSKVRSLLQAFDLEDFFCNYEEEEAVLQAKLEHVLKNGKNRMSQIAYKIKEMEQLSDIALAALKKEIENLHHS; encoded by the coding sequence ATGAAAATTGGTATTGCTGGCTATTATGGACAAGGAAATTTTGGTGATGAACTATTTCTTGAAACATTCAAACAGGTCTTTCATGAACATACTGTTTATCCAATTGTTAAGCATATGGATTATTTCTCTTCTGACTCTGTCATTGTAGGAGGAGGAGACCTAATCATTCCTTACTCTTATAACGACAGTTACTTTCCAAAAGGTTTAATAAAACTTCCAACATGGGTTTACGGTGTAGGGATTGTAGACTTCTATCCTCCTGAAACCTGGCCAAAAGAGGAAGTTGAAAAGTATCGTGAAGTTATTACACATGCAAAAGGATTATATGTAAGAGATTCAAACTCTGTAAGGCTTGCTGAATATTTAAAACTGAATGCCAATATTAAAAAAGTTCCAGATATTGCTTTTAGTTATAAGCAACCAAATTATCCGATTATTAAGAACCCATATAAAAAAACAATAGGTGTCTGTAGTTTCTCATATGAAGAATTCCCTCTAAATAAAATAGCTAAAATTCTTTCTACATTATCCCCTAACGAATATACAATTTCTCTAATAGCTGTAGTGGACGTTCGAAACAGATTCTCAGATCTCAACACTTGTTTAAAGTTAAAGGAAACAATTTTGAAACTTAATCCCAAAGCCGATATAGTCATCAAGAATTATCAATACTTGGACGTAACATATAGTCATATACAGAACTTGGATTATTTAGTTTCCTTTAAACTCCATCCCTCTTTAGTAGGTATTAGAAATAATGTCCCAACATTTTGTTTAAGTAAATTAAGCAAAGTAAGAAGCCTCCTCCAGGCCTTTGATTTAGAGGATTTCTTTTGTAATTACGAAGAGGAAGAAGCAGTATTACAAGCCAAACTTGAACACGTACTAAAAAATGGTAAAAATAGAATGTCACAAATTGCTTACAAAATAAAAGAAATGGAACAATTAAGTGATATAGCGCTTGCTGCTCTGAAAAAAGAAATAGAAAATCTACATCATTCCTAA
- a CDS encoding glycosyltransferase has product MTIIIYPPTIDWSFMRQRPQHLMRQFAKDNHTVLYFNKENQPGKVWSEVENNLFTINHAQFFMDKILPMLEEDKLYWTSWSKKIPFAKEFNADFLVYDCVDDFPDWDDDEKRWVHEVDTIVCTAMNLKEKMKKIAPETPVTLVPNGCEWEFFHNSQFINMDNLEGVPFSDGPKIGYIGAWAPWVDKEIISKLADTYPHGQIIIIGPMLTSEIVNKTNVFYLGYRDYSDLPAILAYFDICIIPFELNRITESTNPIKVYEYLAAGKPVVSTNLPEVKKMIPFVDVADTHHQFLSYIAKALVYKRNPSYLSQYAKQFSWEERYRTIQQSLVNYFPAINKPSETQQLLNSIFYHNNTFNLAHCTTNSYYPNTNLKHDPPFIGQKPQGEYQCFLKAPKENIDLGSNHIYLDIDIGTTHSFTTLHVEINYTLNEIDFDKLTYSTKLDLHSFKSYNLKESINKTYSVDITELVKKLGALPSFQLKSKNNNHIRLNNPRISIFKRTDEVSK; this is encoded by the coding sequence ATGACTATTATAATTTATCCACCTACAATTGATTGGTCGTTTATGAGGCAGCGCCCTCAACATTTAATGAGGCAGTTTGCTAAAGACAATCACACTGTCCTATATTTTAATAAGGAAAACCAACCTGGAAAAGTTTGGAGTGAAGTAGAAAATAACTTATTCACTATTAACCATGCCCAATTCTTTATGGATAAAATATTACCTATGTTAGAGGAAGATAAACTATATTGGACATCGTGGAGCAAAAAAATTCCATTTGCTAAAGAATTTAATGCTGACTTTCTCGTTTACGATTGTGTAGATGACTTTCCAGATTGGGATGATGATGAAAAACGGTGGGTCCATGAGGTAGATACAATTGTTTGTACCGCCATGAATTTGAAGGAGAAAATGAAGAAGATTGCACCAGAAACGCCTGTTACGCTAGTTCCTAATGGGTGCGAGTGGGAATTTTTCCATAACTCTCAATTTATAAATATGGATAATTTAGAAGGTGTACCTTTTTCAGACGGGCCGAAAATTGGTTATATAGGTGCATGGGCCCCATGGGTAGATAAAGAAATCATCTCCAAACTAGCTGACACCTACCCGCATGGTCAAATTATTATCATAGGTCCTATGTTAACTTCTGAAATAGTAAATAAAACTAATGTTTTTTATCTTGGGTACAGAGATTATAGTGATCTACCAGCTATTCTTGCTTATTTCGATATTTGTATTATCCCATTTGAACTAAACAGAATTACGGAAAGTACAAACCCCATTAAAGTTTATGAATATTTAGCTGCAGGAAAACCAGTTGTTTCTACTAATCTCCCAGAAGTTAAGAAAATGATACCGTTTGTAGATGTTGCAGATACTCATCATCAATTTCTCTCATATATTGCCAAAGCACTTGTGTATAAGCGAAATCCGTCCTACTTATCACAATATGCTAAACAATTTAGTTGGGAAGAACGGTATAGAACAATTCAACAATCATTGGTAAATTATTTTCCAGCCATTAACAAGCCCAGTGAAACCCAACAACTACTAAATTCTATTTTTTATCATAACAATACTTTTAACTTAGCACACTGCACTACCAATTCATACTATCCTAACACTAATCTTAAACACGATCCTCCATTCATCGGGCAAAAGCCTCAAGGTGAGTATCAATGTTTCTTGAAAGCACCAAAAGAAAATATAGACTTAGGAAGTAACCATATTTACTTGGACATTGATATTGGAACAACACATTCTTTTACTACCTTACATGTAGAAATTAATTATACCCTGAATGAAATAGATTTCGACAAGCTAACATATTCCACTAAACTTGACCTCCATTCCTTTAAAAGCTACAACTTGAAAGAATCCATTAACAAAACATACTCTGTAGACATTACGGAGTTAGTTAAGAAATTAGGAGCTCTTCCTAGCTTTCAGTTAAAAAGTAAAAATAATAATCATATAAGACTTAATAACCCTAGGATTTCCATATTTAAAAGAACAGATGAGGTGAGTAAATGA
- the wecB gene encoding non-hydrolyzing UDP-N-acetylglucosamine 2-epimerase — protein MNKKMAVVVGTRPELIKMGVLIKEMKKRNSHHLYVHSGQHYDYHMDGMVADIFGLPKPDYNLGVGSGSHAATTAKIMVQLEEIIIREKIDTIVVHGDTNTTLGACLAAAKLSIPVAHVEAGLRSFDKTMPEEINRILVDNMSTYLFAPTEESVKNLNTEGINSGIYLVGQSIVDAIEHVKHHNKINVLDIYGLDSKKYFFITVHRQENTDNPIRLHSIFSSILDLATHPESKLVLSMHPRTKKILAQQNLFQRLVDNPNIIILDPPPNFYHTIHLQYHAKLVITDSGGLQEESCIIGTPCVTLRENTERPETLECGANTLAGYQKEKILEAVKASILKKADWTHPYGKTGISKRILDIILN, from the coding sequence TTGAATAAAAAGATGGCAGTAGTGGTAGGCACTAGACCAGAATTGATAAAAATGGGAGTATTGATTAAGGAAATGAAAAAAAGAAACTCTCATCATCTATATGTACATTCCGGACAACATTACGACTACCATATGGACGGAATGGTTGCTGATATTTTTGGTCTTCCAAAACCAGACTACAACCTAGGTGTTGGTTCTGGCTCTCATGCGGCAACAACTGCGAAAATAATGGTTCAATTAGAAGAGATAATTATTAGAGAGAAAATAGATACAATAGTCGTTCATGGTGACACCAATACTACTCTAGGAGCTTGTTTAGCAGCTGCAAAATTGTCCATTCCAGTTGCACACGTAGAAGCAGGATTAAGAAGCTTCGATAAAACAATGCCGGAAGAAATAAATCGTATTCTAGTAGATAATATGTCAACTTATTTATTCGCTCCTACTGAAGAGTCAGTAAAAAATTTAAACACAGAGGGTATCAATAGTGGTATTTATCTCGTAGGGCAATCAATAGTAGATGCGATAGAGCATGTTAAACATCATAACAAGATAAACGTATTAGATATTTATGGTCTTGACTCAAAGAAATACTTTTTTATTACTGTTCACCGGCAGGAAAACACAGACAACCCTATACGTCTCCATTCCATTTTTTCATCCATTTTAGATCTTGCCACCCACCCCGAAAGTAAATTAGTCTTGTCCATGCATCCCAGAACAAAAAAGATCTTGGCACAACAGAATCTATTTCAACGACTGGTGGATAATCCTAACATCATCATTTTAGATCCTCCACCAAATTTCTACCACACTATTCACCTGCAATATCATGCAAAGCTAGTTATTACAGATAGCGGGGGTTTGCAGGAAGAGTCCTGCATCATTGGCACACCGTGCGTTACTCTTAGGGAAAACACAGAAAGACCTGAGACACTTGAATGTGGAGCAAATACACTCGCTGGTTACCAAAAAGAAAAGATACTTGAAGCTGTAAAAGCGAGTATCCTGAAAAAAGCAGACTGGACACACCCATATGGAAAAACTGGAATTAGTAAAAGAATCTTAGATATTATTCTAAATTAA
- a CDS encoding glycosyltransferase: MNILIYPPTIDWGFMKQRPQQLMQNFAKQGYTVFYCNKTQQDREIEEIAPNLYLVHHHDNWLNYTLPKVRKEKDCKVGVWCSWAMLAKELKVYKADWIIYDCVDEFADWVKYEKEMMEVADAVTCTAERLYLRLKKEYPHKRIDLIRNGYDESMGLHIPSKQSVTGEKKIIGYIGAWAPWVDDNLIKRLARAFKDCEIKIIGIEFGRKFTLDHLPNITFLGHLPHHQLASYLNQMAVCIIPFKITPVTLATNPVKMYEYLATGKPVVSTALPECLLVKEFVDIGRSYPEFISKVQSRLENPGDSSIRKNFALSNTWSHRVKQAISLINSLNK, from the coding sequence GTGAACATCCTTATCTATCCTCCAACCATCGATTGGGGTTTTATGAAGCAAAGACCTCAACAGTTAATGCAGAATTTTGCGAAACAAGGATACACGGTATTCTACTGTAATAAGACTCAACAGGATCGGGAAATAGAGGAAATTGCACCAAACCTTTATTTAGTCCATCATCATGACAATTGGTTAAATTATACATTACCAAAAGTCAGAAAAGAGAAAGATTGCAAAGTTGGTGTTTGGTGCTCATGGGCAATGTTAGCAAAGGAATTAAAAGTATATAAAGCAGACTGGATAATTTATGATTGTGTGGATGAATTTGCAGATTGGGTTAAATATGAGAAAGAAATGATGGAGGTCGCGGATGCAGTTACTTGTACAGCAGAAAGACTATACTTGCGTCTAAAAAAAGAGTATCCTCATAAAAGAATTGACTTGATTCGTAATGGATATGACGAGTCTATGGGTCTCCACATTCCATCAAAGCAGAGTGTAACAGGTGAAAAAAAAATAATAGGCTATATCGGGGCATGGGCTCCTTGGGTAGATGATAATTTAATCAAAAGACTTGCGCGTGCATTTAAAGATTGTGAAATCAAGATTATAGGAATCGAATTTGGTAGAAAGTTCACTTTAGATCATTTACCGAATATAACTTTCTTAGGGCATCTCCCCCACCATCAATTAGCATCCTATTTAAATCAGATGGCAGTTTGTATTATACCTTTCAAAATAACTCCTGTTACTTTAGCCACAAATCCAGTGAAGATGTATGAATATTTGGCCACAGGCAAACCAGTCGTATCCACAGCGTTACCTGAATGTTTATTGGTTAAAGAATTTGTTGATATTGGACGAAGTTACCCTGAATTTATTTCAAAAGTACAATCGCGATTAGAAAATCCAGGTGACAGCTCAATACGTAAAAATTTCGCACTCTCCAATACTTGGAGCCATCGTGTAAAGCAAGCAATCTCTCTAATTAACAGTCTCAATAAATGA
- a CDS encoding glycosyltransferase family 2 protein: protein MTNTCMLTIVICTYNDGSYLTNAVSSVISQTKRNWELIIVNDGSEDNTKTILDSLVWNPSVRIIHNRVNLGKAACLNIALNEAKGEWLMELDADDWLPNKCTVKLEEQILALSNDVALIYGKYKEWRERTRDGALFFSKIHGRKYVDLMQYINNPTPIAPRVYKMDLLRKSNGWCLSDMYGGRMYEDIYMVCTISKLGKVEFVNDVLYHRRLRKNSISNKTSANYISWKKWMMSTLIKGSE, encoded by the coding sequence TTGACTAATACATGTATGTTAACTATTGTTATTTGTACCTATAATGACGGGTCTTATTTAACAAATGCAGTATCAAGTGTTATCTCTCAAACAAAAAGGAACTGGGAGCTCATTATAGTTAATGATGGTTCTGAAGATAATACAAAGACAATCCTTGACTCCTTGGTGTGGAATCCGTCAGTTCGGATAATCCACAATAGAGTTAATTTGGGGAAAGCTGCTTGCTTGAATATAGCTCTTAATGAGGCAAAAGGAGAATGGTTAATGGAGTTAGATGCAGATGACTGGCTTCCCAATAAGTGTACAGTGAAACTAGAAGAGCAGATCCTTGCATTAAGTAATGACGTAGCTTTAATATATGGGAAATATAAGGAGTGGCGAGAACGAACAAGAGATGGTGCCCTTTTTTTTTCGAAAATACATGGAAGAAAATATGTTGACCTGATGCAATATATAAACAATCCAACTCCAATAGCCCCTAGAGTCTATAAAATGGACTTATTAAGGAAAAGTAATGGATGGTGCTTATCAGATATGTATGGAGGCAGAATGTATGAGGACATATATATGGTTTGCACAATATCTAAACTTGGAAAAGTGGAGTTTGTTAATGATGTTTTATATCACAGGCGCCTCCGAAAAAACAGTATCTCAAATAAAACGTCTGCTAACTATATCTCTTGGAAGAAGTGGATGATGTCCACACTAATAAAAGGTAGCGAATAA
- a CDS encoding mechanosensitive ion channel domain-containing protein, which yields MGIIYIEGCYSDCKQEPLWSKRRRGEQGTAGGCFPPTPPNLTAILARLASIEATLAANTARIAALEAQFGAPIDAIREEFQANLGNTVTVNATFDVIEGTVTTVGTDAVEITTPTGDVFIIPYTSVISVA from the coding sequence ATGGGAATAATATATATTGAAGGTTGTTATAGCGACTGCAAACAAGAACCCCTTTGGTCCAAAAGGAGAAGAGGAGAACAGGGTACTGCTGGGGGCTGCTTCCCACCAACACCCCCAAATTTGACAGCTATCCTAGCAAGGCTAGCATCTATAGAAGCAACCTTAGCAGCTAATACAGCAAGAATTGCCGCTTTAGAAGCACAATTTGGTGCTCCAATTGACGCTATTAGAGAGGAATTCCAGGCTAATTTAGGTAATACAGTTACAGTCAATGCCACTTTTGATGTCATCGAGGGAACGGTTACGACTGTAGGAACAGATGCAGTAGAAATAACAACTCCTACTGGAGATGTTTTTATCATTCCATATACTAGTGTTATAAGCGTTGCTTAG
- a CDS encoding BMQ_0737 family morphogenetic spore coat protein, with protein sequence MSHNETERVCIKTRKVYDWVTRQLDVALKPICKNDLNGLFACDLDHNEDDNIADILCDKKLGPLSVKCFLSDEHGHKVDTLAHHHHRHHKGLVCKEIDQAGGRQDVEVEIGGTEITLQRVKVLIKGYVTVHIVDEMGHVVCCSAPIPFATVQTFLLCAPEGTELDCHITFFECDANLIATPDLSQLDVNLILCLDVQMEADVKLEVEARVCRPREEIIEGLLCPPKEFPPQCPEIFPAHRRR encoded by the coding sequence GTGAGTCATAACGAAACTGAAAGAGTCTGTATTAAGACTCGTAAGGTTTACGACTGGGTTACCCGCCAACTAGATGTAGCTCTAAAACCTATTTGCAAGAATGATTTAAATGGCCTATTTGCTTGTGACCTAGACCATAACGAAGATGATAACATTGCAGACATCTTATGCGATAAAAAGCTAGGGCCTTTGTCTGTAAAATGTTTCTTATCTGATGAACATGGACATAAGGTTGATACACTTGCACACCATCATCATCGCCACCACAAAGGTCTAGTATGTAAAGAGATTGATCAAGCGGGTGGACGTCAAGATGTAGAAGTGGAAATTGGAGGAACTGAAATTACCCTGCAAAGAGTCAAAGTGTTAATCAAGGGTTATGTAACAGTTCATATCGTAGATGAGATGGGGCATGTTGTATGTTGTTCTGCTCCAATCCCTTTCGCAACTGTTCAAACATTCCTTCTTTGTGCACCTGAAGGAACAGAGTTAGATTGCCATATCACTTTCTTTGAATGTGATGCAAACCTAATTGCAACTCCAGACCTTTCTCAATTAGACGTTAACCTTATTCTTTGCTTAGATGTTCAAATGGAAGCAGATGTTAAATTAGAAGTGGAAGCAAGAGTTTGCAGACCGCGTGAGGAAATTATTGAAGGCCTTCTTTGCCCGCCTAAAGAATTCCCACCGCAATGCCCAGAAATATTCCCGGCACATAGAAGACGCTAA